In Wenyingzhuangia fucanilytica, the following are encoded in one genomic region:
- a CDS encoding zinc-dependent alcohol dehydrogenase, translated as MKATIYEGNKTFTVIEKEINQPKKGEVRIKVAYVGVCGTDVHIYHGMMDKRVSIPVTIGHEMSGVVDAIGEGVTDYEVGDKIVVRPLDDRKVKPSDKGFNHICEELKFVGIDSEGAMQQFWNVPTFILHKLKPETDLKLAALIEPLSVATHDVRRSGLVKGETAVVLGGGPIGLLVAMVAKEVGAQVIISEVNPKRIAKAKELGFDAVSPIEVDLVEYVKSKTEDRRADVVFEVAGVQPALDVMCEVAGIRGRILMVAIHGVKKEVDLFKFFWKELSLIGARVYEKEDYEKSIELITANELPFEQMITDVQPLSNIQQVFENIDSNPDGLKVLMDCQL; from the coding sequence GTGAAGTAAGAATTAAAGTAGCTTATGTTGGTGTGTGTGGAACCGATGTGCATATTTATCATGGAATGATGGATAAGCGTGTAAGTATTCCTGTAACAATAGGTCATGAAATGTCTGGTGTAGTTGATGCTATTGGAGAAGGGGTGACGGATTATGAAGTTGGTGATAAAATAGTTGTTCGTCCATTAGACGACAGAAAAGTAAAGCCATCAGATAAAGGTTTTAATCACATTTGTGAAGAGTTAAAATTTGTAGGAATTGATAGCGAAGGGGCTATGCAACAATTTTGGAATGTTCCAACCTTTATTTTACATAAGTTAAAACCAGAAACAGATTTAAAATTAGCTGCGTTGATAGAGCCTTTGTCAGTTGCTACACATGATGTGCGTAGAAGTGGATTGGTAAAAGGAGAAACTGCAGTCGTTTTAGGAGGTGGGCCTATTGGGTTATTGGTAGCTATGGTTGCTAAAGAAGTTGGAGCTCAGGTAATTATTTCTGAAGTAAACCCTAAACGTATTGCTAAAGCAAAAGAATTAGGTTTTGATGCCGTAAGTCCTATAGAAGTTGATTTAGTTGAGTATGTAAAAAGCAAGACAGAAGACCGTAGAGCGGATGTTGTTTTTGAAGTAGCAGGAGTACAACCAGCATTAGATGTTATGTGTGAAGTAGCTGGGATTAGAGGTAGAATTTTAATGGTGGCTATTCACGGTGTAAAAAAAGAAGTGGATTTGTTTAAGTTTTTCTGGAAAGAACTAAGCTTAATTGGTGCTCGTGTATATGAGAAAGAAGATTATGAAAAATCAATTGAGTTGATTACTGCTAACGAATTGCCATTCGAACAAATGATTACAGATGTACAACCATTGAGTAATATTCAACAAGTTTTCGAAAATATAGATAGTAACCCTGATGGACTTAAGGTTTTAATGGATTGTCAATTATAA